From Tripterygium wilfordii isolate XIE 37 chromosome 13, ASM1340144v1, whole genome shotgun sequence, the proteins below share one genomic window:
- the LOC120013744 gene encoding metal transporter Nramp3-like yields MPTPQEQEQPLLLDPDQETAYEEAEKVHIVGIDSDSEADGARPFSWRKLWLFTGPGFLMSIAFLDPGNLEGDLQAGAIAGYSLLWLLLLATAMGLLVQLLAARLGVATGRHLAELCREEYPTWAGMVLWVMAEVALIGADIQEVIGSAIAIRILSDGFIPLWAGVIITALDCFIFLFLENYGVRKLEAVFAVLIATMALSFAWMFGDAKPSAKDILLGIVVPKLSSRTIKQAVGVVGCIIMPHNVFLHSALVQSREIDHSKKFRVQEALKYYSIESTLALLVSFIINLFVTTVFAKGFYGTDLADNIGLENAGTYLQEKYGSGIFPILYIWGIGLLAAGQSSTITGTYAGQFIMGGFLDLRLKKWLRALITRSCAILPTIAVALIFDSSEGTLDVVNEWLNVLQSVQIPFALIPLLCLVSKEQVMGTFKIGPFLKMVAWIVASLVIVINGYLLLDFFSSEVSGTIFTTITLVLTAAYVGFIIYLVSRGITFSTWCGLRS; encoded by the exons ATGCCAACACCGCAGGAACAGGAGCAGCCACTACTGCTCGACCCAGACCAGGAAACCGCTTATGAGGAAGCAGAGAAGGTCCACATCGTCGGAATCGACTCCGACTCCGAAGCCGACGGCGCGAGGCCGTTCTCTTGGAGGAAGCTATGGCTCTTCACTGGGCCGGGTTTCCTCATGAGTATCGCGTTTTTGGACCCTGGAAATCTGGAGGGGGACCTTCAGGCGGGAGCGATTGCTGGATACTCGCTGCTATGGCTGCTATTACTGGCAACGGCCATGGGACTCCTCGTGCAGCTCCTCGCGGCTCGGCTCGGCGTGGCTACTGGACGACACTTGGCCGAGCTTTGTAGGGAGGAGTACCCCACGTGGGCCGGGATGGTGCTGTGGGTCATGGCGGAGGTGGCTCTGATCGGGGCTGATATACAGGAGGTTATTGGAAGTGCGATTGCAATCAGGATTTTGAGTGATGGGTTTATTCCTCTCTGGGCTGGTGTTATTATTACTGCTTTGGATTG TTTTATCTTTCTGTTCCTTGAAAACTATGGGGTGAGAAAATTGGAAGCAGTTTTTGCTGTTCTGATTGCAACAATGGCACTGTCATTTGCGTGGATGTTTGGTGATGCAAAGCCAAGTGCCAAAGACATTCTTCTTG GTATCGTGGTTCCGAAACTTAGTTCTAGAACAATAAAGCAGGCTGTTGGAGTTGTGGGTTGCATTATCATGCCCCATAATGTGTTTTTGCATTCTGCTCTTGTACAATCAAGGGAAATTGATCATAGCAAGAAATTCCGTGTTCAGGAGGCTCTCAAGTACTATTCAATAGAATCTACGCTTGCCCTTTTAGTTTCTTTCATAATCAATCTGTTTGTCACAACTGTGTTTGCCAAGGGTTTCTATGGCACAGACCTGGCCGATAATATTGGCCTCGAAAATGCAGGGACCTATCTCCAAGAGAAATATGGCAGTGGAATTTTCCCAATCTTGTATATCTGGGGTATTGGATTACTAGCGGCTGGACAAAGTAGTACAATTACTGGAACATATGCAGGACAGTTTATCATGGGAGGTTTCCTGGACCTAAGATTGAAAAAATGGCTTAGGGCATTGATCACTCGAAGTTGTGCAATTCTTCCAACTATTGCGGTCGCACTTATCTTTGATTCTTCTGAAGGCACCCTAGATGTTGTGAATGAATGGCTCAATGTGCTTCAGTCAGTTCAGATCCCTTTTGCACTTATTCCCCTACTTTGTTTGGTTTCGAAAGAGCAAGTCATGGGAACGTTCAAAATTGGACCTTTTCTCAAG ATGGTTGCATGGATTGTTGCTAGCCTGGTGATCGTTATCAATGGATATCTATTACTGGATTTTTTCTCCTCTGAAGTGAGTGGAACGATTTTTACCACCATCACGTTGGTTTTGACAGCCGCATATGTTGGATTCATAATTTACCTTGTTTCCCGAGGTATTACCTTCTCTACTTGGTGTGGTTTAAGATCGTAG
- the LOC120013017 gene encoding FRIGIDA-like protein 3 — MANDTEQVMTNNPKQDVTTDTQVLENDTEKLMVKDVGQEVANDANEVELNDNEQIVANDAEHVWENVAEQAVAKDIASSLMEQLSQALLELKASKNFSEDNIRWDEIEEHFLNLETTLKRRSKELEAKENECQLKEAKIFALLEEREATVTAKEQDLQDRLQKLKDAVVADIAEARANHQPAASDSVEVSSLLGDKNSQEDFSYRMGEIADDVAAHVKPRPELTLFCEQMDAKGLLNFTMENQKNLYAICEELTLALKSAIEPARLVLDSLEGFYPPDEITQPVDKKDATLQGMRKSCLILMEAMAALLARLDSGVDHLLDPAIKQRAKAIADDWKPKLANSDIDAANINSLEAEAFLQLLSTFRIASEFDDEELCEIVLLVAHRRQAPELCRSLELTYKMPGIVESLINGGKQIDAVRFIHTFELTDRFPPVPLLKTYLKDIRRNSQGNGGNASGSFDAQGDVNAQELAALKAVIRCIEECKLQPNYPLDPLQKRVAQLERARSDKKRRLDSGKYHRSKKSRSNGGYRGFRQQSGGIANTHAATVRQAPPIFTERAAYPGIPGRYPRAGPTSYDYQVPGPSAYTQQSTDYDYQVPGQSAYTHQSADQRLYYHSQDDRIPAAPYNAASNYSGYLGSGIPPSAHQPHM; from the exons ATGGCAAATGACACCGAGCAAGTAATGACAAATAATCCCAAGCAAGACGTGACTACTGATACCCAAGTTCTTGAAAATGATACCGAGAAATTGATGGTGAAAGATGTCGGGCAAGAGGTGGCAAATGATGCCAATGAAGTTGAGTTGAATGACAATGAGCAAATTGTGGCCAATGATGCGGAGCATGTCTGGGAAAATGTCGCGGAGCAGGCTGTTGCAAAGGATATCGCATCTTCTCTTATGGAACAGCTTTCCCAGGCATTGCTTGAACTGAAAGCTTCCAAGAATTTTTCCGAGGACAATATTCGGTGGGATGAAATTGAGGAGCACTTCCTCAACCTTGAGACAACATTGAAGAGAAGATCTAAAGAGCTAGAAGCTAAGGAGAATGAATGCCAGCTGAAAGAAGCTAAAATTTTTGCATTGCTTGAGGAGAGAGAGGCAACTGTCACTGCTAAGGAGCAGGATCTCCAGGATCGGTTGCAAAAGCTTAAAGATGCTGTTGTTGCTGACATTGCAGAGGCACGGGCTAATCACCAGCCAGCTGCTTCAGATTCTGTTGAGGTAAGCAGCTTACTCGGTGATAAAAATTCCCAGGAGGATTTTTCTTATAGAATGGGTGAAATTGCTGATGACGTTGCTGCTCATGTCAAGCCACGTCCAGAGCTGACGCTATTTTGCGAGCAGATGGACGCAAAAGGGCTTCTCAATTTTACTATGGAGaatcaaaaaaatctatatGCCATCTGTGAGGAACTTACTCTTGCACTAAAAAGTGCAATTGAGCCAGCCCGTTTGGTGCTGGATTCACTAGAGGGGTTTTACCCTCCAGATGAAATTACCCAACCGGTTGATAAGAAGGATGCTACCCTTCAAGGTATGCGCAAATCCTGTCTTATACTTATGGAAGCCATGGCTGCCTTGTTGGCAAGACTTGACTCAGGTGTTGATCACCTTCTGGACCCTGCAATAAAGCAGCGAGCCAAGGCAATTGCTGATGATTGGAAGCCTAAGTTAGCTAATTCAGACATTGATGCTGCCAATATAAATTCATTGGAAGCAGAGGCATTCTTGCAGCTCCTTTCAACTTTTAGGATTGCTTCTGAGTTTGATGACGAAGAACTCTGCGAGATTGTTCTTTTAGTAGCTCATCGCAGGCAGGCACCTGAGCTCTGCCGCTCTCTTGAGTTAACATACAAAATGCCAG GTATTGTTGAGTCGTTGATTAATGGTGGGAAACAAATAGATGCTGTGCGTTTTATACACACATTTGAGCTTACAGATAGGTTCCCCCCTGTGCCCCTCCTGAAGACATATTTGAAGGATATAAGGAGAAACTCACAAGGCAATGGTGGGAATGCCTCTGGTAGCTTTGATGCACAG GGGGATGTAAATGCACAAGAGCTGGCAGCACTGAAGGCTGTAATCAGATGCATTGAAGAGTGCAAGCTTCAGCCGAACTACCCGCTTGATCCACTCCAGAAAAGGGTTGCTCAATTGGAGAGGGCAAGATCTGATAAGAAAAGAAGATTAGATTCTGGGAAATATCACCGCTCGAAGAAGTCTAGATCAAATGGAGGATATCGTGGATTCCGTCAACAGAGCGGTGGCATTGCTAATACTCATGCTGCTACTGTAAGGCAAGCTCCGCCTATTTTCACTGAGAGGGCTGCATACCCTGGAATTCCTGGCAGATATCCTCGTGCTGGTCCAACCTCTTATGATTATCAAGTTCCTGGTCCGTCTGCATACACACAGCAGAGCACCGATTATGATTATCAAGTTCCTGGTCAGTCTGCATATACACACCAGAGCGCTGATCAGAGGCTATACTATCATTCTCAAGATGACAGGATCCCCGCTGCTCCTTACAACGCAGCATCAAATTATAGTGGTTATCTCGGTAGTGGGATACCACCGTCGGCGCATCAGCCACATATGTAG